Proteins from a genomic interval of Diaphorobacter sp. HDW4A:
- the bla gene encoding class A beta-lactamase, whose product MDLQRRHLLATGALSTAAVALTGCGAVKNLVGAGDDKSAAKGDSFQQRLKVLEARSGGRLGLSVQVLGGQNSIGYREDEMFPMCSTFKLLLAARILQLSQLGEFPLEQSLLYEKKELVAYSPETEKHADVDGMTIRALCEAAVVLSDNTAANLLLNLQGGPAGLTRWLRTNVGDMRTRLDRIETDLNTAIAGDPRDTTTPRAMGKTALALLTDKTGLLTPGSQKQLRDWLLASRTGDKRLRTGMPSDWKIGGKTGSGDNGTANEVSIVWSAQGMAPMIVSAYLTGAMKVESEGRDAILAEVGRVVTDWYKASKR is encoded by the coding sequence ATGGACCTGCAAAGACGCCATCTGTTGGCAACCGGTGCACTGAGCACGGCGGCCGTGGCGCTGACCGGCTGTGGTGCGGTGAAGAATCTCGTGGGCGCAGGCGACGACAAGTCCGCCGCCAAGGGCGACAGCTTTCAGCAGCGTCTCAAGGTGCTGGAGGCGCGCAGCGGAGGGCGGCTCGGCCTGTCAGTGCAGGTACTGGGCGGGCAGAACTCGATCGGCTATCGCGAGGACGAAATGTTCCCGATGTGCAGCACCTTCAAGCTGCTGCTGGCTGCGCGCATTCTGCAACTGTCGCAGCTTGGCGAATTTCCTCTGGAGCAATCGCTGCTCTACGAGAAGAAGGAGTTGGTCGCCTATTCGCCCGAAACCGAAAAGCATGCCGATGTTGACGGCATGACGATTCGCGCACTGTGCGAGGCCGCAGTGGTGCTCAGCGACAACACCGCCGCCAACCTGCTGCTCAACCTGCAGGGCGGCCCGGCCGGGCTCACGCGCTGGCTGCGCACGAACGTGGGCGACATGCGCACGCGGCTGGACCGCATCGAAACCGATCTGAACACCGCGATTGCGGGCGACCCGCGCGACACCACGACACCGCGCGCCATGGGCAAGACGGCGCTTGCACTGCTCACCGACAAGACGGGCTTGCTCACTCCCGGAAGCCAGAAGCAGCTGCGCGACTGGCTGCTGGCCAGCCGAACCGGTGACAAGCGCTTGCGTACAGGCATGCCGAGCGACTGGAAGATCGGCGGCAAGACCGGCTCGGGCGACAACGGCACGGCCAACGAGGTCAGCATCGTTTGGAGCGCGCAGGGCATGGCGCCGATGATCGTGAGTGCCTATCTCACGGGCGCGATGAAGGTTGAATCCGAGGGCCGCGACGCGATTCTGGCCGAAGTCGGGCGCGTGGTCACCGACTGGTACAAGGCCAGCAAGCGCTGA
- a CDS encoding glutathione S-transferase, with protein MSTALPVLYSFRRCPYAIRARLALAYAGFACELREIKLRDKPQQMLEVSPKGTVPVLVLPDGKVIDQSLEVMLHALQTSDDGNTGDADGWLQPTTGNLSNMLALIERNDSFFKGALDRCKYPDRHGAEDVAQAALDANEWLDTLEQQLAATGYLFGQNPSLADMALRPFVRQFAAIDGDAWAAKPWPHLQAWLQRFLDSALFAEVMQTHSVWVAGTSGPVVFDGTRPSNNPE; from the coding sequence ATGAGCACCGCCCTCCCCGTTCTGTATTCCTTCCGCCGTTGCCCTTACGCCATCCGCGCCCGGCTTGCACTTGCCTACGCGGGCTTTGCATGCGAGCTCAGAGAGATCAAACTGCGCGACAAGCCACAACAGATGCTGGAGGTCTCGCCCAAAGGGACCGTGCCCGTGCTGGTGTTACCGGACGGCAAGGTGATCGACCAGAGTCTTGAAGTGATGCTGCATGCACTGCAGACGTCGGACGACGGCAATACAGGCGACGCGGACGGCTGGCTGCAGCCGACGACGGGCAATCTCTCCAATATGCTGGCACTCATCGAGCGCAACGACAGCTTCTTCAAGGGCGCACTCGACCGCTGCAAATATCCGGATCGCCACGGCGCCGAAGACGTGGCGCAGGCCGCGCTGGACGCCAATGAATGGCTGGACACGCTCGAGCAGCAGCTGGCCGCCACCGGCTATCTATTCGGCCAGAACCCCAGCCTTGCCGACATGGCGCTGCGCCCCTTCGTGCGCCAGTTTGCCGCCATTGACGGCGACGCTTGGGCAGCCAAGCCCTGGCCGCATCTGCAGGCATGGCTGCAAAGGTTTCTGGATTCGGCCCTGTTTGCCGAGGTGATGCAGACCCACTCCGTGTGGGTTGCAGGTACGTCCGGGCCGGTGGTGTTCGACGGCACGCGGCCGTCGAACAATCCCGAGTGA
- the cysW gene encoding sulfate ABC transporter permease subunit CysW: protein MSGAAVNNSRTVRRAKAGTTEAPWVKWTLIGIALVFLLLFLVLPLAAVFTEALRKGFDAYLAGLREPDAWSAIKLTLLTAAITVPLNLVFGVAAAWAIAKFDFKGKAFLTTLIDLPFSISPVVVGLMYMLVFGAQGWLGPWLSEHDIKIVFAVPGIVLATVFVTFPFIARELIPLMQAQGNDEEQAAVVLGATGWQTFWHVTLPNIKWGLLYGVILCNARAMGEFGAVSVVSGHIRGQTNTIPLHVEILYNEYQSVAAFAAASLLALLALVTLAIKTYAEWKAEKQFKVAAEMPPERPATN, encoded by the coding sequence ATGAGTGGCGCCGCAGTCAACAATTCCCGTACCGTGCGCCGCGCCAAGGCGGGCACGACCGAGGCTCCGTGGGTCAAGTGGACGCTGATCGGCATTGCGCTGGTCTTTCTGCTGCTGTTTCTGGTGCTGCCCCTCGCGGCCGTATTCACCGAGGCGCTGCGCAAGGGCTTTGACGCCTATCTGGCCGGTCTGCGCGAGCCCGATGCCTGGTCCGCCATCAAGCTGACCCTGCTCACTGCAGCGATTACCGTGCCGCTCAATCTGGTGTTCGGTGTGGCTGCGGCATGGGCCATCGCCAAGTTCGACTTCAAGGGCAAGGCCTTTCTGACGACCCTGATCGACCTGCCGTTCTCGATCTCGCCCGTGGTCGTGGGCCTGATGTACATGCTGGTGTTCGGCGCGCAGGGCTGGCTTGGCCCCTGGTTGTCGGAGCATGACATCAAGATCGTCTTCGCCGTGCCCGGCATTGTGCTCGCCACCGTGTTCGTGACCTTTCCGTTCATCGCCCGCGAGCTGATTCCGCTGATGCAGGCGCAGGGCAACGATGAAGAGCAAGCGGCCGTAGTGCTTGGCGCGACGGGCTGGCAGACCTTCTGGCATGTGACGCTTCCCAACATCAAATGGGGTCTGCTTTACGGCGTGATTCTCTGCAACGCACGCGCCATGGGCGAGTTCGGCGCGGTGTCGGTGGTGTCGGGCCACATCCGTGGTCAGACCAACACGATCCCGTTGCATGTGGAAATTCTCTACAACGAGTACCAGTCGGTCGCCGCCTTCGCCGCCGCATCGCTGCTGGCGCTACTGGCACTGGTGACGCTGGCGATCAAGACCTATGCCGAATGGAAGGCTGAGAAGCAGTTCAAGGTTGCGGCCGAAATGCCGCCAGAGCGTCCGGCAACGAATTGA
- a CDS encoding sulfate/molybdate ABC transporter ATP-binding protein has protein sequence MSIEIRNVSKQFGDFQALRDVNLDIKSGELIALLGPSGCGKTTLLRIIAGLETADVGTIHFSGEDTTDVHVRERNVGFVFQHYALFRHMTVFENVAFGLRVKPRKERPSEAQIREKVMSLLKLVQLDWIADRYPSQLSGGQRQRIALARALAVEPKVLLLDEPFGALDAKVRKELRRWLRRLHDELHVTSIFVTHDQEEALEVADRVVVINKGKIEQEGTPQQVWDNPASPFVYGFLGDVNLFKGRASDGRVYLDDGMQLDSPEAKNANETKAFAFVRPHDLDVERYSPGQALDAQGRPRGIVVQLSRAIVVGPIARLELIPESDNQSADNTATESLIEAQIPAQQFRDQGLREGELLVVTPRHAKVFLDEAAGI, from the coding sequence ATGAGCATTGAAATCCGTAATGTGAGCAAGCAGTTTGGCGACTTCCAGGCCCTGCGCGACGTGAACCTCGACATCAAGTCCGGCGAGCTCATCGCCTTGCTCGGGCCCTCGGGCTGCGGCAAGACCACGCTGCTGCGCATCATCGCCGGTCTGGAGACGGCCGATGTCGGCACCATCCATTTCAGCGGCGAAGACACGACCGACGTGCATGTGCGCGAACGCAATGTGGGTTTCGTGTTCCAGCACTACGCGTTGTTCCGTCACATGACGGTGTTCGAGAATGTGGCCTTCGGCCTGCGCGTGAAGCCGCGCAAGGAACGCCCGAGCGAGGCACAGATCCGCGAGAAGGTGATGAGCCTGCTCAAGCTGGTGCAGCTCGACTGGATCGCCGACCGTTATCCGTCGCAGCTCTCGGGTGGTCAGCGCCAGCGCATTGCACTCGCGCGCGCTCTGGCCGTGGAGCCCAAGGTGCTGCTGCTCGACGAACCGTTCGGCGCACTCGATGCCAAGGTGCGCAAGGAACTGCGCCGCTGGCTGCGTCGTCTGCATGACGAGCTGCATGTGACCTCGATCTTCGTCACGCACGATCAGGAAGAGGCACTTGAAGTGGCGGACCGCGTGGTCGTCATCAACAAGGGCAAGATCGAACAGGAAGGCACGCCCCAGCAGGTCTGGGACAACCCGGCCAGCCCGTTCGTTTACGGCTTCCTTGGCGATGTGAACCTGTTCAAGGGCCGTGCCAGCGATGGCCGCGTCTATCTGGACGACGGCATGCAGCTCGACAGTCCCGAGGCCAAGAATGCGAATGAAACCAAGGCCTTCGCGTTCGTGCGTCCGCACGACCTCGATGTGGAGCGCTACTCGCCTGGTCAGGCGCTGGATGCGCAGGGCCGTCCGCGCGGCATCGTGGTGCAGCTCTCGCGGGCGATTGTGGTGGGCCCCATCGCAAGGCTGGAACTTATTCCCGAATCCGATAACCAATCGGCGGACAATACAGCCACGGAGTCGCTCATCGAAGCACAGATTCCGGCGCAGCAGTTTCGTGACCAGGGACTGCGCGAGGGCGAGCTGCTGGTGGTGACACCGCGCCACGCCAAGGTTTTCCTGGACGAAGCTGCCGGCATCTGA
- the cysT gene encoding sulfate ABC transporter permease subunit CysT, with amino-acid sequence MTAAALNASPGARSDRRAPKRVLPGFGITLGYTLFYLSIIVLIPLAALMFKTFTLTWPQFWEAVTAPRVLASYRLTFGASFIAACVNLVFGLLVAWVLVRYQFPGKKIVDALVDLPFALPTAVAGISLTALLAGNGWVGQYLEPYGIQLAFNPKGVVIALIFIGLPFVVRTVQPVLEDSEKELEEAATSLGATRWQIFYKVILPGITPALLTGFAMAFARAIGEYGSVIFIAGNMPMVSEITPLIIIGKLEQYDYAGATAVAVVMLFFSFVMLLVINALQAWQRKRQGAPL; translated from the coding sequence ATGACTGCTGCGGCGCTGAATGCTTCGCCAGGGGCCCGTTCGGACCGGCGCGCTCCCAAGCGCGTGCTGCCCGGGTTTGGGATCACGCTGGGCTATACGCTTTTTTATCTGAGCATCATCGTGCTGATTCCGTTGGCGGCGCTGATGTTCAAGACCTTCACGCTCACCTGGCCGCAGTTCTGGGAGGCGGTAACGGCTCCGCGCGTGCTGGCCTCGTATCGGCTCACGTTCGGTGCCTCGTTCATCGCGGCCTGCGTGAATCTGGTGTTTGGGCTGCTGGTGGCGTGGGTGCTGGTGCGCTACCAGTTCCCGGGCAAGAAGATCGTGGACGCGCTGGTCGATCTGCCGTTCGCGCTGCCGACCGCCGTGGCCGGTATTTCGCTGACAGCACTGCTCGCGGGCAATGGCTGGGTAGGGCAGTATCTGGAGCCCTACGGCATTCAGCTTGCGTTCAATCCCAAGGGCGTGGTGATTGCGCTGATCTTCATCGGCCTGCCGTTCGTGGTGCGCACAGTGCAGCCGGTGCTCGAAGATTCCGAAAAGGAACTCGAAGAGGCGGCCACCAGCTTGGGTGCAACCCGCTGGCAGATTTTCTACAAGGTGATTCTGCCGGGCATCACGCCCGCGCTGCTCACCGGTTTTGCGATGGCGTTCGCACGTGCCATCGGTGAATACGGCTCGGTCATCTTCATCGCGGGCAACATGCCCATGGTGTCCGAGATCACGCCGCTCATCATCATCGGCAAGCTCGAACAGTACGACTACGCAGGCGCGACGGCGGTGGCCGTGGTGATGCTGTTCTTCTCGTTCGTGATGCTGCTCGTCATCAACGCGCTGCAGGCATGGCAGCGCAAGCGTCAGGGAGCTCCGCTATGA
- a CDS encoding RidA family protein: MTIQRLHTNARMSQAVIANGFVFLAGQVASDTAKDVAGQTAEILAKIDALLAESGSDKTKIVQATIWLADHTTFEQMNAVWDAWVPQGNAPARACVESALARPAFTVEIGVVAVA; this comes from the coding sequence ATGACCATCCAACGCCTGCACACCAACGCCCGCATGAGCCAGGCCGTCATCGCCAACGGTTTTGTGTTCCTCGCCGGTCAAGTGGCCAGCGACACCGCCAAGGACGTGGCAGGCCAGACCGCTGAAATCCTCGCCAAGATCGATGCCCTGCTCGCCGAGTCCGGCAGCGACAAGACCAAGATCGTCCAGGCCACCATCTGGCTGGCCGATCACACCACATTCGAGCAAATGAACGCCGTGTGGGACGCCTGGGTGCCCCAGGGCAACGCACCGGCCCGTGCCTGTGTGGAGTCAGCTCTGGCGCGTCCAGCCTTCACCGTGGAAATCGGCGTGGTGGCTGTCGCATAA
- a CDS encoding GntR family transcriptional regulator, with amino-acid sequence MATKKNTQKTERVPQTRDESSVERLYLELRERAMRYDFRPGSRINEQALGREFSISRPPLREALNRLVAEGFLDFVMNKGFFRKAISVEELFNLYQVRIALERRAVYLAVTHASDEEIQSLEDYWKSIMAKGETMDVADLLLADEEFHRRLTELSHNREICQFLEQVTRRIHVARHIDLEQSDWNAQAFDAHFQLVQLIRQRKTSEALAALSEHIDLSLKRAVQITKEMVAKFFLQDQGWDSSQPASPSTAPALNKKPAAKAA; translated from the coding sequence ATGGCAACCAAGAAAAACACTCAGAAGACCGAGCGCGTACCCCAAACGCGGGACGAAAGCAGCGTCGAACGCCTCTACCTCGAACTGCGCGAGCGCGCGATGCGCTACGACTTCCGGCCCGGCTCGCGCATCAATGAGCAGGCGCTCGGACGTGAATTCAGCATCAGCCGACCGCCCCTGCGCGAGGCACTGAACCGACTCGTCGCCGAGGGCTTTCTCGACTTCGTGATGAACAAGGGGTTCTTCCGCAAAGCCATCAGCGTCGAGGAGCTGTTCAATCTCTACCAGGTGCGCATCGCGCTTGAACGCCGCGCCGTCTATCTGGCGGTGACGCATGCGAGCGACGAGGAAATCCAGTCACTTGAGGACTACTGGAAAAGCATCATGGCCAAGGGCGAGACCATGGACGTGGCCGACCTGCTGCTGGCCGACGAGGAATTCCACCGCCGCCTGACCGAGCTCTCGCATAACCGCGAGATCTGTCAGTTTCTCGAACAGGTCACGCGCCGGATCCATGTGGCGCGGCACATCGATCTGGAGCAATCCGACTGGAACGCGCAGGCCTTCGATGCGCACTTCCAGCTCGTGCAACTCATCCGCCAGCGCAAGACGAGCGAGGCGCTCGCTGCGCTGTCCGAGCACATCGACCTGAGCCTCAAGCGCGCAGTGCAGATCACCAAGGAGATGGTGGCCAAGTTCTTTCTCCAGGACCAAGGCTGGGATTCGTCGCAACCGGCCTCCCCGAGCACGGCACCTGCGCTCAACAAGAAACCCGCTGCCAAGGCGGCATGA
- a CDS encoding disulfide bond formation protein B, protein MVFNWISRAPRQLLGLICLACIAMLGFGMYLQHVVGLEPCPMCIVQRYALIGVAVFTGIGAMRGSASWWRTFSFLALLTTGFGAFVAARQSWLQWYPPEFATCGRDFYGMIENYPISRSLPMIFRGSGDCAAIDWTLLGGSIANWSFVGFVVFAIALLIALVRGGRR, encoded by the coding sequence GTGGTTTTCAACTGGATTTCAAGGGCCCCGCGCCAGCTTCTCGGCCTGATCTGCCTGGCCTGCATTGCCATGCTGGGTTTTGGCATGTATCTGCAGCATGTGGTGGGTCTTGAGCCTTGCCCGATGTGCATCGTGCAGCGTTATGCGCTGATCGGGGTGGCGGTGTTCACCGGCATCGGCGCGATGCGCGGTAGCGCCAGCTGGTGGAGGACCTTCAGCTTTCTCGCGCTGCTGACGACCGGTTTTGGTGCCTTTGTCGCCGCCCGCCAGAGCTGGCTGCAGTGGTATCCGCCCGAGTTCGCGACCTGCGGGCGCGACTTCTACGGCATGATCGAGAACTACCCCATCAGCCGCTCGCTGCCCATGATCTTCCGTGGCTCGGGCGACTGCGCCGCGATTGACTGGACACTCCTTGGCGGCTCCATCGCCAACTGGTCGTTCGTCGGCTTCGTGGTCTTCGCCATCGCGTTGCTGATTGCTTTGGTGCGCGGCGGACGCCGCTGA
- a CDS encoding indolepyruvate ferredoxin oxidoreductase family protein produces the protein MSDMSITSQLRNVDLEDKYTADEGTVYLTGVQALVRLPMIQKRRDRAARLNTAGYITGYRGSPLGTFDDQLVKARKHLEQHDITFIPGVNEDLAATAVWGSQQAEIGGEGKFDGVFSIWYGKGPGVDRSGDAFRHGNLAGSSRHGGVLVLMGDDHTCESSTTCHQSEFALVDAHMPILSPAGVPEIVQYGLLGWAMSRYSGAWVGMKCIKDTADASGSVRIDDAALEIETPDWNGAPEDGLNIRLPDTPHAQEFRLVNYKLDAARAFARANRIDQVAFGAREGARIGIITSGKSWLDLRQALADLGIDEAHARQMGLAVYKVGMVWPLEPIGLREFALGLDQVIVIEEKRGLIEGQLKELLYGEEHAPRVIGKKDEQGTKLFRTELALDASMIAQVVGSRLARFDAALADTVQQLAQRRPQVAAVDVMSRSFYFCAGCPHNTSTRIPDGSRAYAGIGCSWMAQTMGRDTLGYTQMGAEGMAWVGEAPFSKRPHMFQNMGDGTYFHSGLLAVRAAVSAKTNITFKLLYNDAVAMTGGQRHDGPLDPVRMTQQVHAEGVVRIAVISDEPGKFDGVTGFAPGVTIHHRDELDAVQRELREIAGTTVIVYDQTCAAEKRRRRKRGTFPDPDKRVVINPAVCEGCGDCGVQSNCVAVVPLETELGRKRAIDQSACNKDFSCLKGFCPSFVTVSGGKLRKGSSAVGAGPDIRLPEPVLPDLAHGVYSLIITGVGGTGVVTIGALLGMAAHLEGKGVGVLDMAGLAQKGGSVWTHMRFGASTESIAAVRVAPGGADAVMGCDLVVAASGNTLAMTRKGATRVLLNSQEVMPGAFVQQPDMQFPANPLVQTVARAVGQDNVQVIDAGSLALALCGDSIATNLFMLGAAYQRGLIPVSASAIERAIELNGAAVKMNLAAFRWGRRHAVNPQDVVMQAFAGKNETKAVAFAQQSLDTIVERRSQMLTDYQNAAYAQRYRVLIDEVRAAEARIRPGDDTLAKAVAQTFYKVMAYKDEYEVARLHASPEFKAQLASQFEDGHQLTFHLAPPTTSQLDQRTGRPAKSEWGGWMMKGFRVLAKFKGLRGTAFDVFGKTEERRHERALVGSYEALIHKLLTGLRADQHALAVEIAQAAMKVRGYGPVKEANRVAYEKEIVRLTNRLAETSLG, from the coding sequence ATGAGCGATATGAGCATCACGAGCCAACTGCGGAATGTGGATCTGGAGGACAAGTACACGGCCGACGAGGGCACGGTCTACCTGACCGGTGTGCAGGCGCTGGTGCGGCTGCCGATGATCCAGAAACGCCGCGACCGCGCAGCCAGGCTGAACACGGCGGGCTACATCACGGGCTATCGCGGATCGCCGCTCGGGACCTTCGACGACCAGCTTGTGAAGGCGCGCAAGCACCTCGAGCAGCACGACATCACCTTCATCCCCGGCGTGAACGAGGACCTGGCCGCGACCGCAGTCTGGGGCAGCCAGCAGGCCGAGATCGGCGGCGAAGGCAAATTCGACGGCGTGTTCTCGATCTGGTACGGCAAGGGCCCGGGGGTGGACCGCTCGGGTGATGCGTTCCGCCACGGCAATCTCGCGGGCAGTTCCAGGCACGGCGGCGTGCTGGTGTTGATGGGGGACGACCACACCTGCGAGTCGTCCACCACCTGCCATCAGAGCGAGTTCGCGCTGGTCGATGCGCACATGCCGATTCTCTCGCCCGCAGGCGTGCCGGAAATCGTGCAGTACGGCCTGCTCGGCTGGGCGATGTCGCGCTACAGCGGCGCATGGGTGGGCATGAAGTGCATCAAGGACACGGCAGACGCGTCGGGTTCGGTGCGCATCGATGATGCCGCGCTCGAGATCGAAACACCCGACTGGAACGGAGCGCCCGAAGACGGCCTCAACATACGCCTGCCAGACACGCCGCACGCGCAGGAGTTTCGCCTCGTCAACTACAAGCTCGATGCCGCGCGGGCCTTTGCGCGCGCCAATCGCATCGACCAAGTGGCGTTCGGCGCGCGCGAGGGGGCGCGAATCGGCATCATCACCTCGGGCAAGAGCTGGCTCGATCTGCGCCAGGCGCTGGCGGATCTGGGCATCGACGAGGCGCACGCACGGCAGATGGGACTTGCGGTCTACAAGGTGGGCATGGTCTGGCCGCTGGAGCCCATCGGATTGCGCGAGTTCGCGCTGGGGCTCGATCAGGTCATCGTGATTGAGGAAAAGCGCGGCCTCATCGAAGGCCAGCTCAAGGAGCTGCTCTACGGCGAGGAGCACGCGCCGCGCGTGATCGGCAAGAAGGACGAGCAGGGCACTAAGCTGTTCCGCACGGAACTCGCGCTCGACGCGTCGATGATTGCGCAGGTGGTCGGTTCGCGTCTGGCGCGCTTCGATGCCGCATTGGCTGATACCGTGCAACAGCTCGCGCAGCGCAGGCCGCAGGTGGCGGCGGTCGATGTGATGTCGCGCAGCTTTTATTTCTGTGCGGGCTGCCCGCACAACACTTCCACGCGCATCCCCGACGGAAGCCGCGCCTATGCGGGCATCGGCTGCTCGTGGATGGCGCAGACCATGGGCCGCGACACGCTGGGCTACACGCAGATGGGCGCGGAAGGCATGGCGTGGGTCGGAGAGGCACCATTCTCCAAGCGCCCGCACATGTTCCAGAACATGGGTGACGGCACCTATTTCCACTCGGGCCTGCTTGCGGTGCGCGCTGCCGTTTCGGCCAAGACCAACATCACCTTCAAGCTGCTCTACAACGACGCCGTCGCGATGACCGGCGGTCAGCGCCACGACGGCCCGCTCGATCCGGTGCGCATGACGCAGCAGGTGCATGCCGAGGGCGTGGTGCGCATCGCGGTGATCTCGGACGAGCCCGGCAAGTTCGATGGCGTGACGGGCTTTGCGCCCGGTGTGACAATCCACCACCGCGACGAGCTTGACGCCGTGCAGCGCGAGCTGCGCGAGATCGCGGGCACCACGGTCATCGTCTACGACCAGACCTGCGCGGCCGAAAAGCGCCGCCGCCGCAAGCGCGGCACCTTCCCCGATCCGGACAAGCGCGTGGTCATCAACCCCGCCGTCTGCGAGGGCTGCGGCGACTGCGGTGTGCAGTCGAACTGCGTGGCGGTCGTGCCGCTCGAGACTGAACTGGGTCGCAAGCGCGCGATTGATCAGTCGGCCTGCAACAAGGATTTCTCCTGCCTCAAGGGCTTCTGCCCGAGCTTCGTCACGGTGAGTGGCGGCAAGCTGCGCAAGGGCTCGTCGGCTGTGGGTGCAGGTCCCGACATCCGCTTGCCGGAACCCGTGCTGCCCGATCTGGCGCATGGCGTTTACAGCCTCATCATCACCGGTGTCGGCGGCACGGGCGTGGTGACGATTGGCGCGCTGCTCGGCATGGCCGCGCATCTCGAAGGCAAAGGTGTGGGCGTGCTCGACATGGCGGGCCTCGCGCAGAAGGGCGGTTCGGTCTGGACCCACATGCGCTTTGGCGCGAGCACCGAATCGATCGCCGCCGTGCGTGTGGCCCCGGGCGGCGCGGATGCGGTGATGGGCTGCGACCTCGTCGTGGCGGCATCGGGCAACACGCTGGCGATGACGCGCAAGGGCGCGACCCGTGTGCTGCTGAACAGCCAGGAGGTCATGCCTGGCGCCTTCGTACAGCAGCCCGACATGCAGTTTCCCGCCAACCCGCTGGTGCAGACCGTGGCGCGCGCGGTGGGCCAGGACAACGTGCAGGTCATCGATGCAGGCAGCCTTGCGCTCGCGCTGTGCGGCGACTCCATTGCGACCAATCTGTTCATGCTTGGCGCGGCCTACCAGCGCGGCTTGATTCCCGTGAGCGCGAGTGCCATCGAGCGCGCCATTGAACTCAACGGAGCGGCCGTGAAGATGAATCTCGCCGCCTTCCGCTGGGGTCGCCGCCACGCGGTGAATCCGCAGGACGTGGTCATGCAAGCCTTCGCGGGCAAGAACGAAACGAAAGCCGTGGCCTTCGCGCAGCAGTCGCTAGACACCATCGTCGAGCGCCGCAGCCAGATGCTCACCGACTACCAGAACGCCGCCTACGCCCAGCGTTATCGGGTGCTGATCGACGAGGTGCGCGCTGCCGAGGCGCGCATTCGCCCCGGCGACGACACGCTCGCCAAGGCCGTCGCCCAGACCTTCTACAAAGTGATGGCGTACAAGGACGAATACGAGGTCGCCCGCCTGCATGCATCGCCCGAATTCAAGGCCCAACTGGCCTCGCAGTTTGAGGATGGCCATCAGCTGACCTTCCACCTCGCACCGCCGACGACCAGCCAGCTCGACCAGCGCACCGGCCGCCCCGCCAAGAGCGAATGGGGCGGCTGGATGATGAAGGGCTTCCGCGTGCTCGCGAAGTTCAAGGGCCTGCGCGGCACGGCCTTCGATGTGTTCGGCAAGACCGAAGAACGCCGCCACGAACGTGCCTTGGTGGGCAGCTACGAGGCCCTGATCCACAAGTTGTTGACGGGCCTGCGTGCCGACCAGCACGCGCTGGCCGTCGAGATCGCGCAGGCGGCGATGAAGGTGCGCGGCTACGGGCCGGTGAAGGAGGCCAATCGGGTGGCGTATGAGAAGGAGATCGTACGCCTGACGAATCGGCTGGCGGAGACATCCTTGGGTTGA